A region from the Corylus avellana chromosome ca7, CavTom2PMs-1.0 genome encodes:
- the LOC132186799 gene encoding UDP-glucuronic acid decarboxylase 6-like codes for MAKESSNGDSHGAVKPPPSPSPLRNSKFFQSNMRILVTGGAGFIGSHLVDRLMQNEKNEVIVADNYFTGSKDNLKKWIGHPRFELIRHDVTEPLLVEVDQIYHLACPASPIFYKYNPVKTIKTNVIGTLNMLGLAKRVGARILLTSTSEVYGDPLVHPQEESYWGNVNPIGVRSCYDEGKRVAETLMFDYHRQHGIEIRIARIFNTYGPRMNIDDGRVVSNFIAQAIRGEPLTVQAPGTQTRSFCYVSDMVDGLIRLMEGDNTGPINIGNPGEFTMLELAETVKELINPSVEIAMVENTPDDPRQRKPNITKANELLGWEPKVKLRDGLPLMEEDFRTRLAVPAKK; via the exons ATGGCCAAGGAATCTTCAAATGGAGACAGCCATGGAGCTGTAAAACCACCACCAAGCCCATCACCCTTaagaaattccaaattttttcaG tccaatatgagaattttggtcACTGGAGGAGCTGGATTCATTGGTTCTCACCTCGTGGACAGGTTGATgcaaaatgaaaagaatgag GTGATTGTTGCGGATAACTACTTCACTGGCTCGAAGGACAACCTAAAGAAATGGATTGGCCATCCAAGATTTGAGCTTATTCGTCATG ATGTCACTGAGCCATTGCTAGTAGAGGTTGATCAAATATATCATCTTGCTTGCCCTGCTTCTCCAATCTTCTACAAATACAATCCTGTGAAG ACAATTAAAACAAATGTGATCGGTACATTGAATATGCTGGGACTTGCAAAGCGAGTAGGAGCAAG GATTTTGCTTACATCAACTTCAGAGGTGTATGGAGATCCTCTTGTGCATCCCCAGGAGGAGAGCTATTGGGGAAATGTTAACCCAATTG GAGTTCGGAGTTGTTATGATGAGGGAAAGCGAGTAGCtgaaactttgatgtttgaTTATCATAGGCAGCATGGGATTG AGATTCGGATTGCTAGAATCTTTAACACCTATGGACCCCGCATGAATATCGATGATGGGCGTGTTGTCAGTAATTTCATAGCCCAGGCAATCCG TGGTGAGCCATTGACTGTTCAAGCACCTGGAACCCAAACAAGGAGTTTCTGTTATGTCTCTGACATG GTTGATGGCCTCATTCGACTTATGGAAGGAGACAACACCGGGCCCATCAATATAGGGAACCCAG GTGAATTTACAATGCTCGAACTTGCAGAGACTGTTAAGGAG CTGATCAATCCTTCTGTGGAGATCGCAATGGTGGAGAACACACCAGATGATCCTCGCCAGAGAAAGCCAAATATCACAAAAGCAAACGAGCTGCTAGGATGGGAACCAAAGGTCAAGCTGCGTGATGGCCTTCCCCTCATGGAGGAGGATTTCAGGACTAGGCTTGCAGTCCCCGCAAAGAAGTAA
- the LOC132187780 gene encoding CASP-like protein 4C1 yields the protein MRSPQALRNGENPSPHPRIPHFHSTVSVQKLRRFNSLGLVFRLAAFCFSLAASVFMLTNSHGSASPHWYDFDAFRFVFAANAIVAVYSLFELVASVWEISRGATLFPEILQVWFDFGHDQVFAYLLLSANSAGTAMEKALKGTDTCTATNAFCIQSDISIALGFAGFLFLGFSSLLSGFRVVSFIINGSRFHL from the exons ATGCGATCCCCTCAGGCCCTCCGTAACGGCGAGAACCCCTCCCCTCACCCTCGCATCCCTCACTTCCACTCCACCGTGTCGGTGCAGAAGCTCCGCCGATTCAACTCGCTCGGACTCGTCTTTCGCCTAGCCGCGTTTTGCTTCTCCCTCGCTGCCTCTGTTTTCATGCTCACCAACTCCCATGGCTCCGCTTCTCCGCATTGGTACGATTTCGACGCCTTCAG ATTCGTGTTCGCTGCGAATGCGATAGTGGCCGTGTACTCTCTCTTCGAACTGGTAGCCTCTGTTTGGGAAATCTCCAGAGGAGCCACTCTGTTCCCCGAAATCCTTCAGGTCTGGTTCGACTTCGGCCACGACCAG GTGTTCGCGTACCTGCTACTGTCGGCGAACTCGGCGGGAACAGCGATGGAAAAGGCGCTAAAAGGAACGGACACGTGTACGGCCACGAACGCATTCTGCATCCAGTCGGACATCTCGATTGCCTTGGGATTCGCCGGGTTTCTGTTCCTAGGGTTTTCGTCTCTGCTTTCGGGGTTTCGGGTCGTCAGTTTCATAATCAACGGCTCACGTTTTCACCTATGA